The Sphingomonas sanguinis nucleotide sequence CGTCGTCATGCCGTCGATGACGTTGGCCAGCTTCAGATGGCCATAAGCGGCATAGCTGAACCCGGCCTTCGCGGCGGCGGCCGCCTGCGCGCGAACCCGCCATGAGGCAAGGCGCGCAGCGGTCGGGCGGTCGAGGAAGAAGGTGCCGCCAAACAGCTGCTCGATCTCCTGCTCCACCTCCTCGCGGATCGCGGCAAGGATCGCCTGCATCCGGTCGATCCGGCCCGAGCGGGCGGCGATCGCCTCCAGATTGTCGCGGATCGGCTGCTGGCGGGGCAACTCGCTGATGGCGCCGATGATCGTCTGGAAGAAGCCGGGATGGCCGCCGCCGCCGGGAAGGCGGAAATGCATCCCCGGAAACGGATCGATATAGACAAAGCGGCGATCGACCTGACGCCGCGCCGGGCGGCGGCCAAGGGCGTCGATGGCGGGGCGGAAGGGCGCATTTACCAGCACCGATCCGTCGATCAGCACCGCCTTGTCCGCCGCGCCCGCCGCATGATGGCGGGGCAGCACGCGGCGCAGGAAGTCGTCCCGCTCGGGCCAGTCCTGTTCGCGCGCCGCCAGCACCCGGTCGAGTTCGGCCACGGTGAAGGGCGGGAAGGCACCGGGGAAGCTCGACGTCGCCCGCGCCGCGAAGACCAGTTCGGGGATCGCCGCCAGCGTGCCGCCGCCGCTGTCGGTGAAGTCGACGACCATGCGATGCTCGGTCTCCACCACCTCGCTCGGGGAATGAAGCCGCAGTCGCTGGGGCTGGCCGGTAAAGTCGGTCACGGTGACGAACAGGTCGAGGGGCTGGCCGGGCGGCAGCAGCCTCTTGCCCGCCGGGGCCTGCGCCATGCGGTCGAACGCCTCCAGCAACCGCCCGGTGAAATCGTCAGCGGAAAAGGGCGGCTCGAACCAGCGTGATCGGATCAAATGGCCGAGCTTGAAACGGACCTCATCGCGTGTGTCTTCGTCCAGCGCCTCGACCTTCTCGCCGCTTCGCCCCGCCGCCATCCAGGCGATCGGCAGCGCCCACATCTTGGAAAAGCGCGAGGTTGGCGCGGCTTCGGGGGCGATCAGCGATTCGATATCCGCCGCCTCCAGCCAGAGGTCGGTCAGCGGGTCGAGCGACTGGCCGGTCGACATGGCGTGGCCGAGAAAAATTCCGTTGATCCCGCCGGCACTGGCACCCGCGATGATGTCGGCCAGGATGCGGACCCGGACGCCCCCGCGCTCCGCCATCTCGTCGAGCAGATCGTGATAGACCGCATCCACCGCTGAGGCTGGGGGATCGCCCTCATGCGAGGCGCGGCTGGCGCGTACAACCCGCCAAATTTCCTTGGTGATCCCGTGCATGTAGACGGCCAGACTGATCCCGCCATAACAGACCAGCGCCAGCCGCAGCTCCTTTTCACGCATCAGCGCGGACCGATCGTCGCCCATATGGGCAAATGGTCGGAGGCTCGCCGCGACATCGGCGTCGCATGCACACCGCAGGCCCCGATCTTCAACTCCGGCGACACCATGATCCGGTCAAGCCGCCCGATCGGCCGTCTTGCGTGGAAGCTCGGCCCCGTCTCCGCCACGGCGAAATCGCGGCAAAAGTCCTTCAGGCACCCTGCCGCGCGGGTCCATTCGTTCAGGTCGCCCATCATGACGGTCGGGTGCCGGTGTACGCAGCTGGAAAGATGCGCAAGAATCGCTGCCGCCTGCCGCCGCCGCCACAGGCCCGACAGGTCAAGATGCATGCCCACGACGCGGATCACCCCGGCCTTTGTCCGCAGATCGGCCATCACCGCCCCGCGCGGCTCTAGCGAGGGCAGGTGGATCGCCTCGAAGTCCAGAACCTGCGTGCTCTTGCGCACCAGGATCGTGTTGCCGTGCCAGCCCATCGAACGGGCCTTCATGCCATAGACGATGGGCTTCCAATCGCTGTGGTCGTCGAGCAGGTGAAGCGGGATCACGCCTTCGCGTTCGCCGAAGCGACGATCCGCCTCCTGAAGGGCGATGACATCGGCATCGACCTCGCGCAGTACGTCCAGGATACGATCGGGATTGCGCCTCCGGTCCGCGCCGATCCCTTTTCGGATATTGTAGCTGGCGACCTTGATCATTCCGCCACTGTAACGCAGTGCCGGGCTTTTGGTGCCAATTTCGAACGGAGGGAAATGGTGCCGGATGAGGGGATCGAACCCCCGACCTTCGGTTTACAAAACCGCTGCACTACCGCTGTGCTAATCCGGCGTTGCCGATCCCCCTAGCGTCAAGACACGCCGAAGGTCCAGCCCTCCGTTTGCGCGACGTGGTGCGTGAGGCACGCCGGATGCCAAAGATCGTCACGCGTCACGCTCGCCCGAAGCCACGCTGCCGTCAGGATCGCGTCGGTGGTGTGGTCGTCATAGCGGTTGAGCGGATCGTGCGGCTGGCTTCCCAAGGCGGTCAGGGCATCGTCGAGCGCCTCGGCGCTTCGCATCTTGCTTCGTCCGCGCGGTCGTCCGGCGTCCCGGGCGGCAATCGATGTGTAGATTTCGACGACCAGCGCGCCGGAGGGTGGTGATGGGTCGAACGGCCAGATGGCCATGCGCCCGTCCAGACGCCGGAGCAGGCGCATCCCGGCAAAGCTTGCCTTGGCCACCTGCGACGCGCCAATGGCGTCATAAACGGTCGACGGCTTTCTCCCGCCATCAGTCGCGATCTCGCAAGTCCGCCAGTGCAGGAAATCCGCCTTCCGCCCGTCCGCCGCCCCGAAATAGAAATGCCTGCCGCGCCGCGCTTCCAGAAAGCTACGCGCGCCAAGATCGGGATCGTCGCTGCTGTCATCGACATAGGCCCAGAGCGCTCGCGCATCGGCGGTCGGCGGATCGCCGGGCAAATGCGCGCCCCGTGCGACGAAAGGCGCCGAAAAGCTGAAGTCGAAGCCGATCAGCAGCGGCTCGTCGGCCCGTGCCAGCAGCCACTCGGCAACGCCCTCGCGCGACCAAGCCCTGCCCGGCGGCGCGACGATCCTGGGGGCGGAGTTGCCTGTCGAGCAAAGCGCGACCTGGATGCCGGGGTGGGCCGTACCATGCGCGCCGGACCAGTCGATCGCGACGAACCCGCAGAACCGATCAGCCGCGACGGTCATCATTGCCGTCCTGCAAGGCGCGGCGGCGCTCGTCCCACCAGGCCATGCGCTCGGCGATCCGTTTCTCCAGCCCGCGCCCGGACGGCTCGTAGAAGCTCTGCGGCGGCAGCTCGTCCGGCCAGTAATTCGCGCCCGAAAACCCGCCATCGGCGTCATGGTCGTACTGATAGCCCGCCCCATAACCGATCTGTTTCATCAGCTTCGTCGGCGCATTCAGGATGTTGGCGGGCGGCATCAGCGATCCGGTTTCCTTCGCGGTGCGCCACGCCTGCTTCTGCGCCTTATAGGCCGCGTTCGACTTGGGCGCGGTTGCGAGATACAGGCACGCCTGCACGATCGCCAACTCCCCTTCAGGCGAGCCGAGAAACTCATAGGCATCCTTGGCCGCAAGGCACTGCGTCAGCGCCTGGGGGTCTGCCAGGCCGATATCCTCAATCGCGGTCCGGGTCAGGCGGCGCAGCACGTAAAGCGGCTCCTCACCCGCCGTCAGCATCCGCGCAAGATAATAGACCGCGGCCTGCGGGTCCGATCCACGGATCGACTTATGCAGCGCCGAAATCAGATTGTAATGCCCCTCGCGATCCTTGTCATAGACCGCGACCCGGCGTTGCAGGAACGCCGACAGCCCAGCGGCGTCGAGCGGTTCGGGCAGGTCGACGGCGAACAGCGTCTCCGCCTGATTGAGCAGGAACCGCCCGTCACCGTCCGCACTCGCCAGCAGTGCATCACGGGCGGGGGCGTGCAGGGGCAGGGGACGCTCCATCAGCACCTCCGCGCGCTCCAGCAATTGCTCCAACGCGGGCTGGCCCAGCCGGTGTAGGATCAGCACCTGCGCGCGGCTTAGCAAAGCGGCGTTGAGTTCGAAGGAAGGGTTCTCGGTCGTCGCACCGACCAGCGTCACCGTGCCGTCCTCGACAAAGGGCAGGAAGCCGTCCTGCTGGGCGCGGTTGAAGCGGTGGATCTCGTCCACGAACAACAGGGTCCGCTGACCCAGCCGGGCATGGTCGCGCGCCTCGGCGAAGACCTTCTTCAGGTCGGCGACACCCGAGAACACCGCCGAGATCGCAGCATAGCGCAACCCCACCTCGGCGGCGAGCAGGCGCGCGATGGTCGTCTTGCCGGTGCCGGGCGGCCCCCACAGGATCATCGAGGACAATCGCCCGGCCGCGACCATCCGCCCGATCGCTCCCTCCGGCCCGGTCAGGTGATCCTGTCCTACAACCTCGGCCAGCTTCATCGGGCGCAGACGATCGGCCAGCGGCGCGTCGGCCGAGAGGGAAGGCTGGGCAGGGGCGGGGTCCATACCCGCAAAAAGATCGGCCATGACGGTCATGTAGGGGCGCCAGCGTCATCCGTCACCTTCTGCAACAAAGATATATCTTTGTCAGTCTTGACGGCCGGTATTCACGATATATCTTGACCGCATCAAGAACGAATTTGGAGTAGCAAGATGCGACATTTCCACGACCATGGTCACGATCATGGGCAGCGGCATGGCCGGTGGAGCTTTGGGCCGTTAGAGGTCCAATGGGACTTTGAAGGACCACGAGGCGGACGGCGCGGGCCGGGCGGCGGGCGCAGGGGTCGGATGTTCGACGGCAGCGAACTGCGTCTGGTCCTTCTGAAGCTAATCGCCGACGAACCGCGCCACGGCTATGACCTGATCCGCGAGATCGAGGCGATGACTGGCGGTGCCTATGCCCCCAGTCCGGGCGTGATCTATCCGACGATCACGCTGCTCGATGAAATGGGCTTCATCGAGGAGCAACGTTCGGAGGGGGCCAAGAAGCGCTTCGCCGCGACCGATACCGGTCGCACCCATTTGGCTCACAATGCCGAGCAGGTCGAGGCTTTGCTGGCACGGCTGCGCGCGCTGGGCGAACACCGCCAGCGGGTCGATGCGGCCCCGATCCGGCGCGCCATGGGTGGCCTGAAGATGGCAGTGATGGAACGCTTTGCGAGCGGCGATGCCCCGCAGGACATGGTGCATCAGGTCGCCGAGATGATCGACGAACTCGCGCAGAAAGTGGAGCGCCTGAAATGAGCATTTCCGTTGCCCGCGTGCCGACCCTGTCGGCCAGCCGCT carries:
- a CDS encoding PadR family transcriptional regulator; the protein is MFDGSELRLVLLKLIADEPRHGYDLIREIEAMTGGAYAPSPGVIYPTITLLDEMGFIEEQRSEGAKKRFAATDTGRTHLAHNAEQVEALLARLRALGEHRQRVDAAPIRRAMGGLKMAVMERFASGDAPQDMVHQVAEMIDELAQKVERLK
- a CDS encoding endonuclease/exonuclease/phosphatase family protein; amino-acid sequence: MIKVASYNIRKGIGADRRRNPDRILDVLREVDADVIALQEADRRFGEREGVIPLHLLDDHSDWKPIVYGMKARSMGWHGNTILVRKSTQVLDFEAIHLPSLEPRGAVMADLRTKAGVIRVVGMHLDLSGLWRRRQAAAILAHLSSCVHRHPTVMMGDLNEWTRAAGCLKDFCRDFAVAETGPSFHARRPIGRLDRIMVSPELKIGACGVHATPMSRRASDHLPIWATIGPR
- a CDS encoding replication-associated recombination protein A, with the translated sequence MADLFAGMDPAPAQPSLSADAPLADRLRPMKLAEVVGQDHLTGPEGAIGRMVAAGRLSSMILWGPPGTGKTTIARLLAAEVGLRYAAISAVFSGVADLKKVFAEARDHARLGQRTLLFVDEIHRFNRAQQDGFLPFVEDGTVTLVGATTENPSFELNAALLSRAQVLILHRLGQPALEQLLERAEVLMERPLPLHAPARDALLASADGDGRFLLNQAETLFAVDLPEPLDAAGLSAFLQRRVAVYDKDREGHYNLISALHKSIRGSDPQAAVYYLARMLTAGEEPLYVLRRLTRTAIEDIGLADPQALTQCLAAKDAYEFLGSPEGELAIVQACLYLATAPKSNAAYKAQKQAWRTAKETGSLMPPANILNAPTKLMKQIGYGAGYQYDHDADGGFSGANYWPDELPPQSFYEPSGRGLEKRIAERMAWWDERRRALQDGNDDRRG
- a CDS encoding patatin-like protein, which codes for MREKELRLALVCYGGISLAVYMHGITKEIWRVVRASRASHEGDPPASAVDAVYHDLLDEMAERGGVRVRILADIIAGASAGGINGIFLGHAMSTGQSLDPLTDLWLEAADIESLIAPEAAPTSRFSKMWALPIAWMAAGRSGEKVEALDEDTRDEVRFKLGHLIRSRWFEPPFSADDFTGRLLEAFDRMAQAPAGKRLLPPGQPLDLFVTVTDFTGQPQRLRLHSPSEVVETEHRMVVDFTDSGGGTLAAIPELVFAARATSSFPGAFPPFTVAELDRVLAAREQDWPERDDFLRRVLPRHHAAGAADKAVLIDGSVLVNAPFRPAIDALGRRPARRQVDRRFVYIDPFPGMHFRLPGGGGHPGFFQTIIGAISELPRQQPIRDNLEAIAARSGRIDRMQAILAAIREEVEQEIEQLFGGTFFLDRPTAARLASWRVRAQAAAAAKAGFSYAAYGHLKLANVIDGMTTILAEAMGDDGQPRRRHLRAMIERTIASRHVGGEAINFAGGSSNGARTFLRAFDLGYRIRRLRLLARRLTELEAEHSEAELAPVRDAIYESLAEFLERQSGTSLTEWAEDIRAIRDDGGPILDRLEARLDLIRLDGETDARLAAAFAGLPRTARRTLLLTYLGFPYFDVATLPLLQGEGLDEFDPIKVDRISPDDATAIRAGGAEATLKGIQFLTFGAFFSRSYRENDYLWGRLHGAERMIDIAVSTLPSTIRLKPGAVAAFKRRAFLAILDEEEERLTAIAPLIASLRREIG